The DNA window GCGGTATCTTCCGGAACCCCTGCGGCGTCGGCGCGAACCCGAAGCCGTCGCTGCCGATCACGCAGCCGGCGTGCAGGAGGACCCGCTTTCCGACCCGCACCCCTTCGTAGAGGGTGACCCTTGGGTGAAGGACGGTGTCGTCGCCGACGACGGCCCCCTTCCCGACGTACGCCCCAGGGTACAGCGTGACCCGGTCCCCGACGACCGCTCCCTCGGCGACGACGGCGAAGGGGCCGACGTGGACCTCCTTCCCCAGCACGGCGGTAGGATGGACGCAGGCCTGCGCGGAGACGCCCGCGGCGAGCCGCACCGGCGGGTGGAACTGCTCGACGGCAAGGGCGAAGGCGAGGTACGGATCCGGCGTCAGGAGGAACGCGCACCCGGCGCCGGGGATCGGCTGTTTGACGATGATCGCGGACGCTTTCGTCCCATGGGCCGCACGGGCGTACTTCGGGTTCGACAGGAAGGTGACCTGCCCCGGCCCGGCCTCGTCCACCCCGGCGATCCCGCTCACCTCCGCGTCCGGCCCCTGGAGGCGGGCGCCGATCTTCCCCGCCAGGACCGAGAGGAGAAACTTACTTTCCACCGCCCCCTCCCTTTTTCTCCGGCGCCGCCTTGCCGTCCGCGTCCACCAGGTTCAGTACCCGCTGCGTGATGTCCATCGAAGCGTCGTAATGGACCACCCCGGCCGATTTCTCGAGGACGAGATCGAGCTTGTCGGCCTTCACGACGACGTCGACCTTCGCCTCGACCGACTTGAGCACTTCGCGGGTGAGCTCCCCCTGCCGGGTCTGCATCTCCCGCTCCCCCTCCTGCGTCAGCTGGCGCAATTCATTGACCTTCGCCTGGAGGGCGTCCTCCTTCGCCTTGAGCTTCGCCTTGCCCAGCATCACCTTCTGCTTGTCGATCTCTTCCTTGATCTTGCGCGCCTCTTCCTGCTTCGCGTCGATCGTTTTCTTCAGCACCTCGTACCGGGCTTCCATCTTCTTCTTCGCCGCGCGGCCCGCCTCGGAGTCGTTGAGGATCTTGTTGACGTCGATGACCGCCACCCGCAGACCTTCCGCGAGGGAGGTCCCCGCGAATACCGCCGCGATCGCGGCCGCTACCAGGATGATTCCCGTTTTCCGCATCGTCCCGCTCCTTTTCCGTGTACGTGATTCGATCAGAACGCCGTCCCGATCGTGAACTCCATCACCCTCTTCGCTTCCCCGGGCTCCGGCTTGAGGTTCCAGCCCCACTCGAACCGGAGCGGCCCCATGGGGGAGTACCATCGCACCCCGGCCCCGTAGGCGTACCGGAGCTGCCGGCCGTCCCACGGCCACTTCCCCTGCTCCCACGTGTTGCCGATGTCGAAGAAAACGACCCCCTTGAAGCCGATCTCCTGGACGAGCGGGAACAGGTATTCGAGATTCCCGATCAATTCCTTGTTGCCTCCGATCGCCTCCCCCGTGTCCGGATCCCTCGGGGAAAGCTCCCTGGAGCGGAACCCGCGGATGCTGTACGGCCCTCCGAGGAAGAACCGCTCGAAGATGGGGATCTCCTCGCCGCCGACGGTCGGGACCACGTGTCCCCACAGGACGTTCCACGAAAAAACCGTGGAAGCGGTCACCGGGTAGAACGCCTTCGCGTTGAGGAAATACTTGACGAACTGGGTGTCGCCGCCCAATGGCCCGCCCGCGTACTCCACACTACCCGATTGGACGGATCCCCGCGAGGGGTCGATGAACTTGTCGGTCGTGTTCCGGTTCAGGCCGAACGAGAGGCTGCGCGTCCGCTGCCGGCCCTTGTCGATCTCGTTCTGGATGAGCTGGGTGGTGATCGAACCGACCGGAAGGACCTCCGTGGTGTCGGCCCGCAGGGAGAAGCTGGCGTTCGTGAACCGCGTGAAGTTGTACCCCAGACCCGCCTTGCCGCCGATCGCCTTGCGCTCGTAATCGTTGTACCTGGTCCGGAGGTTGTATGCCGACAGGAGAAGGCTGTAGTCGGTGTCGAGGAAGAAGGGATCCCGGAAGTCGAGGTAGAAGGTCGTCCGGCGCGCCCCGAACTGGGAGCTCAGCGACGCCTTCCAGCCCCGGCCGAAAAGGTTGTTCTCGGTCAGCTGGACCACGCCGAAGATCTTGTCGAGCGAACTGTACCCGAGCCCGCCCGACAGGGTACCGGTCGGACCTTCCTGCACCTCGACCTTCGCATCCATCTCGCCCGGCACCGCGGAAGGCGCCGTGCTGATCTTCACGTCCTTGAAGTACGACGTGCGCGTCAGGTTCTCCTTGCTCGTCTTCAGCCCCGTGGCGGAGTAGATCCGTCCGTCGGAGACGTCGAGGTTGCGACGGACGACGCGGTCCAGCGTCTTCGTGTTCCCGGAGATCTCCACCGTTCCGAACCGGAACTTCGTCCCCCGCTCGAACCGGTACGTTACGTCCGCGAGCGGGTACTCCTTGCGCTTCTCGACCCCCGGGGATACGAGGGCCTGCGCGTACCCCTCGTCGTTCACGAGGGTGGTGAGGGCGAGCAGGTCGGACAGGAGCGTCTCCCGGTTGAAGAGATCTCCCCGGTGGAGCTTCACCGTCTTTCGAAGCGTCTCCTCCGGAATGCCGGATTCCCCCGAGAAGCGGACCTCCCCGACGCGGTACTGCCGTCCCTCGAAGATCCGGATCGTGAGGATCAGTCCCTTCTTCCCACGCCCGATCACCGGGTCGGAGATCTTGGAGTCGAGGAACCCGCTGTTCTGGTAGAGCGCCTCGAGCTTCCGCACGTCGGTTTCGAGGACGTCCTTCTTGAAGGTCCCGGAGTCGGTGAGGAACGAGAAGAACCCCTCCTCCGACGTGTCCATCGCCTTGCGGATCTCCTTCGTCGGGTGGAACCGGTTCCCGGTGACGACGATCCGTTCGATCTTCAGTTTCGGGCCCTCGGTGACCCGGAAGGTCACCCGGAGGGCGCCATCGGCATCCTCCGCGACGGACGCCTCAAC is part of the Deltaproteobacteria bacterium CG2_30_66_27 genome and encodes:
- a CDS encoding UDP-3-O-(3-hydroxymyristoyl)glucosamine N-acyltransferase codes for the protein MESKFLLSVLAGKIGARLQGPDAEVSGIAGVDEAGPGQVTFLSNPKYARAAHGTKASAIIVKQPIPGAGCAFLLTPDPYLAFALAVEQFHPPVRLAAGVSAQACVHPTAVLGKEVHVGPFAVVAEGAVVGDRVTLYPGAYVGKGAVVGDDTVLHPRVTLYEGVRVGKRVLLHAGCVIGSDGFGFAPTPQGFRKIPQVGTVEIGDDVEIGANTTIDRAALGVTRIGPGTKLDNLIQVGHNVEIGRDTVIAAQVGISGSARIGNRVMIGGQSGLAGHLKVGDGVMLGAKTGVVASLSANENRAWSGVPAMPHRTWLKMVTLLPRLPELFRRVTRLEGGKPAEGEE
- a CDS encoding outer membrane protein assembly factor BamA, encoding MRGRFSLRRFLCLCGALLVIGAGTAAADGFRVVAIEVRGASRVSPDAVRKVMATQAGQELDLTKVRDDVKAIYRMGYFRDVTFATEEVPGGYHLTVIVAEKPIVGGVRIEGNKVVETSDLRAAVTVKERSLFEEDKVKESINKLTEICQNKGFVDASVEASVAEDADGALRVTFRVTEGPKLKIERIVVTGNRFHPTKEIRKAMDTSEEGFFSFLTDSGTFKKDVLETDVRKLEALYQNSGFLDSKISDPVIGRGKKGLILTIRIFEGRQYRVGEVRFSGESGIPEETLRKTVKLHRGDLFNRETLLSDLLALTTLVNDEGYAQALVSPGVEKRKEYPLADVTYRFERGTKFRFGTVEISGNTKTLDRVVRRNLDVSDGRIYSATGLKTSKENLTRTSYFKDVKISTAPSAVPGEMDAKVEVQEGPTGTLSGGLGYSSLDKIFGVVQLTENNLFGRGWKASLSSQFGARRTTFYLDFRDPFFLDTDYSLLLSAYNLRTRYNDYERKAIGGKAGLGYNFTRFTNASFSLRADTTEVLPVGSITTQLIQNEIDKGRQRTRSLSFGLNRNTTDKFIDPSRGSVQSGSVEYAGGPLGGDTQFVKYFLNAKAFYPVTASTVFSWNVLWGHVVPTVGGEEIPIFERFFLGGPYSIRGFRSRELSPRDPDTGEAIGGNKELIGNLEYLFPLVQEIGFKGVVFFDIGNTWEQGKWPWDGRQLRYAYGAGVRWYSPMGPLRFEWGWNLKPEPGEAKRVMEFTIGTAF